The Raphanus sativus cultivar WK10039 chromosome 2, ASM80110v3, whole genome shotgun sequence DNA segment TCATTATGGCAGCTTACGACGGACACATGGTGTTCGTCAGGAGGTTTAACCATAAACGGGACATTGGTGAGCACTGGAGGATTCCAAGGAGGAGCAAACACAGCCAGATACCTTGCCTCATGCGAAAACTGCAATTGGGTGGAGTATCCCAAGGCATTAGCTGCACAACGATGGTACTCAACACAAGCCACTCTCCCTGATGGCACTTTTATCGTTGTCGGAGGCCGACAAGCTCTCAACTACGAGTACATCCTCCGGGAAGGAGTGGACAACAAGCAACTCTTCGACTCGCATCTTCTTAAAGAAACAACTGATCGAGAAGAAAACAATCTATACCCATTCGTTTGGCTCAACACTGATGGCAACCTCTTCATGTTCGCCAACAACCGTTCCATCCTTCTTGACCCGAAAACGAATAAAGTCATCAAAGAGTTCCCTCAGCTCCCTGGCGGTGCCCGTAACTACCCTGGCTCCGCCTCCTCCGCTCTTCTCCCTATCCGCCTCTACGTCAAGAACCCGCCTGTCATCCCCGCTGATGTCCTTATCTGCGGCGGCTCCAAACAGGATGGATATTTCCGTGCTGACAGGCTGAAGCTTTACGACCCGGCCTTGAATGATTGCGCCAGGATAAGCATCAACAGTAAAAGGGCTGCATGGAAAATAGAGAAGATGCCAATGCCGCGGGTCATGAGCGACGCTGTGGTCCTACCCAATGGCGAAGTTCTCATCGTTAATGGCGCGAAACTTGGAACATCTGGATGGGGCTTAGCCAAAGAACCAAACTTCACACCACTCTTGTACactccaaataaaaaaataggcAAACGTTTTAAAGAGCTCGCTGCTTCCGGTATACCCCGCATGTATCATTCCATCGCTCTCGCTCTTCCTGATGGTAAAGTTCTCATCGGTGGTAGCAACACCAACGATGGTTACAGGTACGACGTTGAGTTCCCGACAGAGCTCCGCATAGAGAAGTTCTCACCGCCTTACCTAGACCCGGCTCTTGCCAATATGAGACCAAAGATTGTGCACACGGACACACCGAAACAGATCAAGTATGGACAAATGTTTAACGTGAAGATCGAGCTTAAACAAGCGAATGTGGCAAAAGAGAATGTCATGGTTACAATGTTGGCACCACCTTTTACTACACATGCTGTATCGATGAACATGAGGTTGCTCTTGTTGGGTATTGCTGATGTTAAGAAGGAGCAAGGCGACTTTCATCAGATTCAGGCTGTTGCTCCTCCCAGTGGAAATGTTGCTCCTCCTGGTTATTATCTTCTCTATGCTGTCTTCAATGGTGTCCCGAGCGTTGGAGAATGGATTCAGATCGTGTGAGATTAATTACCAAGTACAATGATGATGtacatatttttgtatttagCCATTTGTCGCACCCATAccatttttgtaaaataagacaattttttttgtaacataaaacaatatttttgtactaacataaatatttattttgactCTTAATATAGTTACTGCatagtttattaaattatttttgaaaagttaatttttatatttgagtttttaattatatttgtgtttaatattagtttaagttgataaaataatccattaaataaatgaaatatctAGTTGAACATAAAACTTATCAATAagtcattttcatattttaatagaatagattatcaGAATTCATGACCATGAGATGAGAAGATCATCTCTAGTGGTCTTTcgttttcagaaaaaaaaacaaaaaaatgaaaaacaaatccTTTATAATGGTGCACCATTTTAAACAAAAGGTAAGGATATGAATAATATTCATTCAAAAGGAGGAAAGACTATTTACAATCTCATTTTGctattaactttttttatttacaaaactgGTCCTTCgaataattatatagttttattttacatctaagaataataaatatttgtgtgtttatacTTTAAGGaagttatacatattttcattaatacaattataagtttattaaagtgaagccctttttcaaaaaaaaaaagaaaaaagaaaaagagtttatTTAAGTGATTGTATATTCTATTACAAACTTAatttatctaaactattaaaatagaagtacacttaATATTTAACCCTATATTTTCCCTAATAATTACAATCAAATGTCACTGGCATTAAAACTACTACTTTAAGACAtcatcttctctattaaaagagaagtaccatTTTTATGTACcataaaatttcataatagGTCCATTTCATCAATTacataatatgatatataatatgatatagtaatcaataagaatattaataataaatgaatagttactataaattttaattttatttttagttataacaaaatctgttgggaaaaatctaacaaaatcttactcAATGTTTTggatactttttattaaataatatattaattaaattttattataaaacaaaaaagttctaagctatttttaataaatttataattatagtctgtattacattaaaatagaagtattgACAGgattatattaaattggtaaatgaacctatttaaaaaattaaatgctttcatttaaataaattatcatttaccATTAAATGggttaacatttttttaactatgtaatatttatatataaaaataaatttcttatatattttaaaaattttatttcaacagctatatatttttcaaaaatcatatattgAAGAAGAttcttaatttgattatttcaaagtatatattaaaagtaCAAAAATTGAAATTGTAATAACAATTAATAGAAAGGTAAAATACATCAaacaaatcactatatattaataataataagaaacataaacaataaaatttaatagttataCAATACataacactaaaatataaataatatattcaaaaattatgataatatcaaaatttataaaatgggTACGGGTTAAACTCTAGTGTCTATATTATAATACTTGATCTCCCTCTTATAGATGTTATGAGTCCCGTTTATAGGTTTTGTACTCAAAATCTAGGTTAGTTCCTTctatatcataaaataaaatatgaaaattcttCTTTTTAATAGAAGTTTTCCGTTGTCAAGAAAAAATTAGAAGTTTTTCATTTTACAAAGAGATAAGAAGAAAACATTATCTGAAGGCAGGAAATAATTTGAATGGGAAAAAGAGACAAACATCCTACTTTAAGAAGAAGGACTTGCTTCATAGATTAATTATTTCCAACATTgcttttatttcataattactACATAAGATGTTACTTTTATCGTATATTGATAGTGATCTTAATGATAACTAGAACTTAATCCGTGCATTCACATGGGTGTTTATTTTAGTAGAATATATCAATTTCTTCACAACACAAGAatttaatagataaaaaaaCATGCCTCTATatgaatttttgtttgattgtaaTATATAACATTATGATATATATCAACATATTAACTGTCTTTTGTTGGTTGCTCATATTATGGCGGAATACCAAACCAATCAAAATGATGTGTTTTTATATCATATTCGTCAATTGATATTTTTAACTACATTAACTATTTTCTTATGCACAAATCACTATGTTTGTGTATATTAATACTCTATCTTCATTCTTCCAACCGCCTGTCTGGATGAGATAGAGAGGTTGTGCAGCGGGTTTCTATGGTCAGGGTCTCCTAACCAAGCTCATAAAGCTAAGGTTGCATGGGCAGAATTATGTTATCCTAAGGATGAAGGAGGTTTGGGACTGAGACGACTCCGAGACTCATCAACAGTTTTCTCTATGCAGCTTATCTGGCGTTTGTTTACACTAGCAGGGTCGCTATGGGTTTCTTGGGTCCAGCATTATCTACTCTGGGATAGCTCATTCTGGGATGCAAAGGAGGATGGTAAAGGCTCTTGGATTTGGAGGAAACTACTAAAGCTCAGGGACATTGCTTTTCCTTATATGAAAGCTGTTGTTAACAGTGGTGCTGATGTCTTTTTCTGGTTTGACAACTGGCTCGATCAGGGGAAGCTTATTGATATCACTGGAGCTGCAGGTACTATCCTCTTCGGAGTTCCCCGCAATGCAAGGATCAGTGACATCATGACAGAGGGCAGATGGAACATCAGAGGCTGCCACAATAGAAGCTGGCCAACACTTCATCGTCAGATATTGGACACTCCTGTTCCTTGTCCTGAAGCAGGCTTGGATGTGAGGCTATGGAGACATTCAGACAGTCAGTACAAGGCTACTTTTTCCGCTTCAGAAACTTGGCAGCAGCGTAGACTCAAGCGGGAGACAGTACCCTGGAGCAAGGTCGTGTGGTTCTCTCAGGGGATACCTCGGTACTGCTTCATTACTTGGCTGACTGTAAAGAACCGTCTCTCCACCGGTGACAGAATGCGAAGTTGGGGTGTGCAACAACACTGTCCCCTATGTGGGGAACCAGATGAATCGAGAGATCATCTCTTTTTTGCGTGTCCTTTTAGTTACACGGTTTGGGATAATGTGGCTGGTCGTCTTCTAGGCCAGAGAATGAACCCTGACTGGTCTACGACCCTTTGTGCTCTGCATAGTTCTCGATTTGCTCCTATGGACTGGGTTTTGGTTAGACTGGTCTTTCAGATGACTATCTATCATGTCTGGAAGGAGCGCAATGGAAGAAGGCATCAGAAACCTTGGGCATCAGCAGCTCAAGTTACTCGCTCCATAGACAAGATGATGAGGAACCGAATCTCATCCCGCAGATACGGGGCTAGACACAAGCTGACAGGTCTACTGCGCAGATGGTTCGAAGTAGCTCCTTaaactttagatttttttgctTCTACTTAGCATAGCATAGCATATTCTTTCCTGTAAATGTTATTCCATAGatcaataaatatgaaatttcatcaaaaaaataataatactctatcttccaaaataaaatatttatgtcaaataaattgtacttctgtttttgataagatagatatattttcaaaattttatgtacCAAATAAATTCtacttcttatatatttttgaggAATATACTAAATTGTCTTTCTGTTTtattcatataattaaaatatatatgtatgagtTATTCTAATCATCAAATTTTTAACATATACTTGAAAAGTAACTTTATAAGTTTTGTGTAAagtattatgatattatatataaaatatcaatattaaataaaagaatattataagTATATTAGTGACATGAATGTACGtggttaataattattataaaaaaatgatttttgcaGGGTCATTTTGTTGTTTacataacaaaagaaaagaagaaaagattttttttttttgaaaacaacatACATTCAAAGGCCAAAACGTCGTTCTTTGACAGTGATATTGTCAACACTACTAcaagaaaaaatataacaaaatgcTTTCTGACACTCATATTTTCTGGTAATAAAGCTATTgaaaatatagttattttttGCTAACAATATATAGTTGTctctttaaaaacaatatatatatatatatatatatatgtcttatATAATGTTCTTGTTCTTCAATAGAGCTTTATTTATATGAGGTCTCTTGCCTAATAAAGtttgaaaatctttttttttaattctattatttttttttgaaattattattatttttacctttAATAGATCATCTATATTTGCTAATAataattattcaaatatatttatattttactgtaTATTAGCATGATTTAAATCATTATTCCATATTTATTGGCAGTAATTCATGAAACTGTTATTACGTAATTCGAGATTTCCAacaaagcaattttttttttggtcaaagcaATTATACATATATTCCACCATAccaattataaatagttttttttgtgtaaCCTACCATACTAACCAAATGCAAAACAATAATGAAGCAAGCCCCATTGTGGAAACATCGGCCTTGACAATCCCTCTGGCACTCATACGCTCCATATCTTCCGTGTGTAGTTGGCCCACATTGGATACCAATACAGTTTTCTGGTTCTACACATATACAAGCCATGTTCTTTTCATTAACGCCCGACTGGCGGCTGCAACAAAGAAAATACAGTGCGAAGGAAGCAAATTGAACGCCACGGAAAACTAAAATTGACGCTAGTGATCTGCCGGGAGTACAAAATCTGAGAAGCCGCTGCCGCTGAAATATTCAGCGTTCCATTTCGTCCTCGCAATCAGCCGCAGCGTCAAGGAAAACAGGCTGGCGTGGTTTCATGATGATGTGATTGCTTGTGTTTCTCCGTGGTGATACGTTTAATTTTCAGTCGCAGCCGCTGGCGGTGGCATTGACTAAAAGAACATGGCTACAATCAAACATAAGTATTactatgattttatttttttggtgtaaagTATTATGATATTGTATAATATATCATACAACAtatcaataaatatatagataaatataaatatatcaatatatatatatatcaataatttaaaaaattattataagtatatatataagtatatatataaatatatcaatattttaaaaaaaatattataagtatATTATAGACATGAATGTATGTGGTTAATAATTATTATCAATTAGAAATGATATTTGCAGGATCATTTGGCTGTTTacataacaaaaagaaaaagaaaaaaaaaaagatttatttttaaagaacaaACATACGTTCAAAGGCCAAAACTTAGTTCTTTGACAGTGATATTGCCAAAATTACTACAAgaaaaaatgtaacaaaatgCTTTCTGGCACTCATATTTTCTAGTAATAAAGCTattgaaaatatagtttttattttatttttgctaacAATATATTATTGTCTCTTTAAAAACGATATATATAATTGTcttatataatgtttttgttCTTCAATAGAGCTCTATTTACATGAGGTATCTTGCCTAGTAAAGtttgaaaatctttttttaaatagatcATCTATATTTGCTAATAATCTTTTATTCAAAGATACTCatattttattgtaaattaGCAAGACTTAAATCATTATTCCATATTTATTGGCAGTAAGTCAAGGAACTGTTATTACAATCAAAGGTAAATCGAGATTTGCAACAAATCAATTATACATATATTCCACCATACAAattattattagatttttttttgtctaaccTACCATACTAACCAAATGCAAAACAATAGTCAGTCTTTGTTGATGTTGAATAATTAGATTATGAAGTTTGGCTAAAACTGATTATATAATAACaaactatatttaaataaatttagagaaaattttgtttatcACTAATTTAtcgttttattattaaaataaattatattttctttcaattattgatttttgatgtATTTTGTATTCCTATATCTTCTGTTATCagaaatatatttcatataaaagtTCGAAGAATGTTTTACAACCCAAAATATTAAGTTGTCCTACGGTAAGACCTATTTCATCAATTAAATGAAAGAAACAAACTCTTAcaatagatttattttattcCACAAATTTAGTCAAATTTCATACTCTTAATAAGATTTctcaaataaatattattttctaaatcaaaataaatatgtcacaatatatatatatatatatatatatacatatatatatatatatatatgtatatatatatatatatattgtgacatatttattttgatttagaaaataataatgatttgatttcaaattattttatttttattacaaatttatttaatttgatagacCTACTAGTTTTATgcaaatttatttcttttataaaataataatatttaactgTGGTAGATTTTATAGTTTTCCAAaagtttgtttcattttctacCTTGATTGACAAACTTAACTATAGCTTGActgatttgtttccttttacCTGTATGTGTTTTTTTATCACAAACTAGGGTTAAACACACCATATGGGCGAATAtgcaaataaacaaaagaatataaacataacttaaattttgatgaaattttaataaatatttacaatttcgtatttttcaaataaatataacattaaatttcaattatttatgttacaacttttactatttattttattaacattttttgaaattatatatttgtcttACTACCaagttatttatgaaaatttaataatttttttgttatcagtATTTATCCTACTTTGACTTTCATAGTAAATAAagcctttttcttttgaaaagtaaatatagtttttttttttgaaaaatggtagTCGATTGTGTTCAACACCAAAAAAACTCAATGAGTACATAtcataaatttcttaaaatggtttcatataatatgaaacgtcttaaataatataatataaagataatttaagGTTGTTTATTGTTATATCTTATTGAGCTTTATTTTGTGACATAAATTTATGTAGgtcaatatattatatataagtttattgttaatataacatgGAAAATGTTTATGAGATATTGCTCATATTTTTATAGATCCAATAAGTTTATGTAGCTTTGACAAAAAtgtttataagatatttttCAATAAGTAAAATTTTACTTAGGAGTTTGGCAGGAAAACATCCATTTCATATCTAACATATTCCtatatgttcaattcatactCGATTTATAGGTCCGTGCCAAAACATACATGAACTTATATGGCCGCACAAAAACACACATGTCTTATAATGTTTTGGTGAAATCATACACCAGCCGCCACATCAACTGCCATGTCATCTATTTTTATTCGCGTGGATGCAATGTCAGGTAATTTTGCTGACGAATATGCCATGTGTataactttttttgaaaaactaaatagtctttttaaaaagaagGTAAAAACAACATCTCTGCTAGCGCAGATGAAACTATAATTCATTATAAGATGTAACTTTATCGTATATTGATAGTGATCTTAATGATAAATAGAGCTTGATCCGTGTATCCACACGGGTgcttattttaatagaataagtATATCAAATTTTCTACAACACATAAATTTAATGGATAAATAATCTATATGAGTGTTTGTTTGATCtgatatatcaatattttaattatcttttgttgGCTGCTCATATTGTGGTTGGAtattaaaccaatcaaaatgatatatttttatatcatattcttcaattaataattttaactaCTTTAACCATTTCCGTATGTACCAATTACTTTgtttatgtatattaaaattctatctttccaaaataatatatttatgtcaAATAAAATGTACTTCTGTTTTTAATAGGATATAATATTTCTCGCTAAATTTTTATGTACCAAATAAATTAtacttctttatttatttttgaggaATATATTAGATTGAAAGTTTTTGTTTGATTCTTATAACtcaaatatatatgtgtgaATTATACTAAActattcaatatttattttaaaagtaactttatatgttttaataaaacttttatattttatattttatattttgtatgtcaaatgaaATAACAATCTTCATGAAtaataacattaaaaatttgTATGTTTGAATATGTCGCATTTTAAATAGATCTGTTTAATTTTactgtaaaatattttgttagagAATAATTCAACGAGAGAATAATCATAAATTTGGTTAGAgaataaatagtttatatattatacaacaattgttaaaattttattgaccTCAATCTACCCCTAACATGATTTTTTGTTAGTTTACCATGAtactagtaaaaaaaaatattgaacagATTTTCAACTGAATCAAATCAGCGGTATGAAaagtagtttatatttattagaaTCATTTATGAAGAACTATTAAAAGTTACAATAAGATATTCATCTTTTAACGTAAAAATGCATTCAGCATGgaaaattcaaatcattaggggattgactttttttttagcaacagGTGATTGACTATTTTACCACTTATTGCAACAACATTGAGCATTATGTGGAGTCTCAGAAACAATGAAGCAAGCCCCATTGTGGAAACCTCGGCCCTGACAATCCCTCTGGCACTCATACGCTCCATACCTTCCGTGTGCAGTTGGCCCACATGTGATACCAAGACAGTTTTCTGGTTCTACACATATACAATCAAACATAagtattactattattttatttttttggtgtaaagtattatgatattatattatatatatatatatatatcaatattttttttattataagtatATTATAGACATGAATGTACGTGGTTAATAATTATAACCAATTAGAAATGATATTTGCAGGATCATTTTGTTGTTTacataacagaaaaaaaaatatttatttttgtaaaaaaacaaCATACGTTCAGCCAAAACGTCGTTCTTTGACAGTGATATTGCCAACATTACTACAAgaaaaaatgtaacaaaatgCTTTCTGGCACTcatattttctaataataaagctatttgaaatatagtttttttttaatttttctcacAATATATTATTGTCTCtttgaaaacaatatatataattttcttatataatgtTCTTGTTCTTCAATAGAGCTCTATTTATATGAGGTCTCTTGCCTGGTAAAGTTTGAAAAGATCATCTATATTTGCTAATAATCTTTTCTTTAaagatattcatattttattgtATACTAGCAAGATTTAAATCATTATTCTATATTTATTGGCACTAATTCATGGAACTGTTCTTACAATCAAAGGTAATTCGAGATTTACAACAAATCAATTATACATATATTCCACCATACCAGTcatagatagattttttttgtctaacCTACCATACTAACCAAATGCAAAACAATAGTCAGTCTTTGTTGAAGTTGAATAATTAGATTATGAAGTTTGGCTAAAACtgaatatataataacaaactatatttgaataaaattagagaaatGTTTGTTTATCACTAATTTATcgttttattactaaaataaattttattttctttcaattattgatttttgatgtattttttattcCTAATCTTCTGTTACCagaaatataattcatataaaaGTTCTAAGAATGTTTTACAACTCAATATATTAAGTTGTCCTACGGTAAGACCTATTTCATCAATTAAATGAAGGAAACAAACTCTTAcaatagatttattttattctaaaaatttaGTCAAAGTTCATACTCTTAATAagatttctcaaataataaatatatatacatatatatattgtgacatatttattttgattcagaaaataataatgatttgatttcaaattattttgtttttattacaaatttatttaatttgaaagaCCTACTAGTTTTATgcaaatttatttcttttataaaacaataatatttaccTGTGGTAGATTTTATAGTTTTCCAAAAGTTTGTTTCATTTTCCACCTTGATTGACAAACTTAACTATAGCTTGActgatttgtttccttttgactgtatatgtgtttttttatcACAAACTAGGGTTAAACCCACCATACGGGCGAATTtgcaaataaacaaaagaatataaacataacttaaattttaatgaaattttaataaatatttacaatttcgtagttttttcaaataaatataacattaaatttcaattatttatgttacaacttttacaatttattttattaacattttttgaaattatatatttatcttaccGCCaagttatttatgaaaatttaataatttttttgttatcggTATTTATCCTACTTTGACTTTCATAGTAAATAAagcttttttgttttgaaaaagtaaatatagtttttttttttgaaaaatggtagTCGATTGTGTTGAACACCAAAAAAACTCGAGGattacatattataaatttttttaaaatggtttcATATATTATGGAAcgtcttaaataatataatatacagATAATTTAAGGTTGTTTATTGTTATATCTTATTGAGCTTTATTTTGTGACATAAATTTATGTAGgtcaatatattatatataagtttatcGTTAATATAACATGGAAAATGTTTATGAGATattgttcatattttaatagatcCAATAAGTTTATGTAGCTTTGACAAAAATGTTTATAAGATATTCTTCAATAAGTAAAATTTTACTTAGGAGTTTGGCAGGAAAATATCCATTTCATATCTAACATATTCCTATATGTTCAATTCATATTCGATTTATAGGCCCGTGCCAAAACATACCTGAACTTATATGGCCGCACAAAAACATACATGTCTTATAATGTTTTGGTGAAATCATACACCAGCCGCCACATCAACTGCCATGTCATCTATTTTTGTTCGCGTGGATGCAATGTCAGGTAATTTTACTGACGAATATGCCATGTGTataactttttttgaaaaactaaataGTCTTTTTTAAAAGAAGGTAAAAATAACATCTCTGCTAGCGCAGATGAAACTCTAATTCATTATAAGATGTAACTT contains these protein-coding regions:
- the LOC108832678 gene encoding aldehyde oxidase GLOX1-like; protein product: MRASRSLLWKLSIIVLLAVFSQPSFSGDTGSSDETETGIGHEAADMQPQRAGNRKHRGGGGAMAQFPEMNWPGKWELFMKSSGVSAMHAILLPLINKVQFYDATIWRISQIKLPPGVPCHVFDHVHNKVDCWAHSVLIDIENGHTRPLALTTDTWCSSGGLTINGTLVSTGGFQGGANTARYLASCENCNWVEYPKALAAQRWYSTQATLPDGTFIVVGGRQALNYEYILREGVDNKQLFDSHLLKETTDREENNLYPFVWLNTDGNLFMFANNRSILLDPKTNKVIKEFPQLPGGARNYPGSASSALLPIRLYVKNPPVIPADVLICGGSKQDGYFRADRLKLYDPALNDCARISINSKRAAWKIEKMPMPRVMSDAVVLPNGEVLIVNGAKLGTSGWGLAKEPNFTPLLYTPNKKIGKRFKELAASGIPRMYHSIALALPDGKVLIGGSNTNDGYRYDVEFPTELRIEKFSPPYLDPALANMRPKIVHTDTPKQIKYGQMFNVKIELKQANVAKENVMVTMLAPPFTTHAVSMNMRLLLLGIADVKKEQGDFHQIQAVAPPSGNVAPPGYYLLYAVFNGVPSVGEWIQIV
- the LOC108832687 gene encoding uncharacterized protein LOC108832687; the encoded protein is MQLIWRLFTLAGSLWVSWVQHYLLWDSSFWDAKEDGKGSWIWRKLLKLRDIAFPYMKAVVNSGADVFFWFDNWLDQGKLIDITGAAGTILFGVPRNARISDIMTEGRWNIRGCHNRSWPTLHRQILDTPVPCPEAGLDVRLWRHSDSQYKATFSASETWQQRRLKRETVPWSKVVWFSQGIPRYCFITWLTVKNRLSTGDRMRSWGVQQHCPLCGEPDESRDHLFFACPFSYTVWDNVAGRLLGQRMNPDWSTTLCALHSSRFAPMDWVLVRLVFQMTIYHVWKERNGRRHQKPWASAAQVTRSIDKMMRNRISSRRYGARHKLTGLLRRWFEVAP